A genomic stretch from Chitinophaga agri includes:
- a CDS encoding FAD:protein FMN transferase — protein MNKMTGRRAFAGWSILLCISVGWHSRVSAQKLVEVSGQAQGTYFIVKYVSNDTTSLRPQIDSLFGVIDHSLSLYKPGSLINQFNEGNEVQMDEHMAYVIKRSLEISKSTNGAFDITVKPLVDAWGFGVHKPAAQHVPGPDTLKRILRYVGSKYLQVHGQTLVKRKKDVQIDCNGIAQGYTTDVIARFLQQKGITDYLVDVGGELAGSGKNHRGKIWTVGIETPAAIESPYPAQALLELNNKAITTSGNYRRFFEQGGTRFTHSINPSTGQALHSNIIAVTVMAKDAVTADGYDNALILMGVEKGLDFIRKHPEYGLDAYFIYKNKKGEITTAFSAGYSKIVLTR, from the coding sequence ATGAATAAGATGACCGGCAGACGGGCTTTTGCAGGATGGAGCATCCTGTTATGTATTAGTGTAGGTTGGCATTCCAGGGTGTCCGCACAAAAACTGGTGGAAGTCAGCGGACAGGCACAGGGCACCTACTTTATTGTAAAGTATGTCTCGAACGATACTACTTCTCTGCGTCCGCAGATAGATTCCCTGTTCGGAGTGATTGATCATTCCCTGTCACTTTACAAACCAGGCTCCCTGATCAATCAGTTCAATGAGGGAAATGAAGTACAGATGGACGAACATATGGCCTATGTCATCAAGCGTTCCCTGGAAATCAGTAAAAGTACTAACGGTGCTTTTGATATCACAGTAAAGCCATTGGTAGACGCCTGGGGGTTCGGTGTACATAAACCTGCCGCACAACATGTACCCGGTCCCGATACCCTGAAACGTATACTGCGGTATGTAGGTTCGAAATATCTGCAGGTACACGGACAAACACTCGTGAAACGGAAGAAGGACGTCCAGATCGATTGTAATGGCATTGCCCAGGGATATACAACAGATGTCATTGCCCGTTTTCTGCAACAAAAGGGTATCACTGATTATCTCGTGGATGTAGGTGGTGAATTGGCGGGCAGCGGTAAAAATCATCGTGGGAAGATATGGACCGTAGGTATTGAAACGCCCGCTGCCATTGAGTCACCTTATCCTGCACAGGCCCTGCTGGAACTGAATAATAAAGCTATTACCACCAGCGGTAATTATCGTCGGTTCTTTGAACAGGGAGGTACCCGTTTTACACATAGTATCAACCCGTCTACCGGGCAAGCCCTGCATAGTAATATCATTGCGGTAACGGTCATGGCGAAAGATGCGGTTACAGCTGATGGGTATGATAATGCACTGATATTAATGGGGGTGGAAAAGGGACTGGATTTTATCAGGAAACATCCGGAATACGGGCTGGACGCCTACTTCATTTACAAAAATAAAAAGGGAGAAATCACTACAGCTTTTTCTGCTGGCTATAGTAAGATCGTGCTGACCAGGTAA
- a CDS encoding carboxypeptidase-like regulatory domain-containing protein, protein MNKKCTYILLSFLFLPFLVKAQLSQFKDSIIQISGITMTADSLRAVPAVSILVKGQRRGTISNSQGVFSIVAFKGDTLTFSAVGFKKKDYRIPVNLPGNNYSMIQLLVDDTTYLPITIIKPYPTREEFDKAFVSNDIPDDQYELARKNTENARMRALSRYTPPDAREATSMYLNKQAQSLYYAGQVPPQNILNPMAWAQFIQAWKRGDFKKQNNNNYSYGGTDYGY, encoded by the coding sequence ATGAATAAAAAATGTACCTACATACTGTTATCCTTTCTGTTCCTTCCCTTCCTGGTGAAGGCCCAGCTATCTCAGTTTAAAGACAGCATTATCCAGATATCAGGTATTACCATGACGGCGGACAGTCTCCGGGCGGTACCTGCTGTGAGTATCCTGGTAAAAGGGCAGCGCCGTGGTACGATCTCTAACAGTCAGGGGGTATTTTCCATTGTTGCATTTAAAGGAGATACACTGACATTCAGTGCTGTAGGTTTTAAAAAGAAAGACTATAGGATCCCGGTGAATTTACCCGGGAATAATTATTCCATGATACAACTATTGGTGGATGATACCACGTATCTGCCTATCACCATTATCAAACCTTACCCTACAAGGGAAGAATTTGATAAAGCGTTTGTGAGTAATGATATTCCGGATGACCAGTACGAGCTGGCCCGTAAGAATACGGAAAATGCCCGTATGCGCGCACTTTCCCGTTATACCCCACCTGATGCCCGTGAAGCAACCAGTATGTACCTGAACAAACAGGCTCAGTCGCTGTATTATGCGGGTCAGGTCCCTCCACAAAACATCCTCAACCCGATGGCCTGGGCACAGTTTATTCAGGCCTGGAAACGGGGTGACTTCAAAAAACAGAATAATAACAACTATAGCTACGGCGGCACCGACTACGGTTATTAA
- the pyrF gene encoding orotidine-5'-phosphate decarboxylase yields MNRQELVNLIKEKQSYLCVGLDTDLQKIPRHLLSHPDPVFAFNKAIIDATKDLCVSYKINTAFYECMGIRGWESLQRTVEYIPSGLFTIADAKRGDIGNTSTQYAKTFFETYNFDAVTVAPYMGRDSVQPFLSFSEKWTIMLGLTSNEGSEDFQLQRSGDEYLYEKVLKAGMSWGTPENLMFVVGATRTSQLGAIRKLVPDHFFLVPGVGAQGGSLQEISAQAMNKDCGLLVNSSRGIIYAGNGEDFAQDARNAAQELQKEMAEHLAAHKTFA; encoded by the coding sequence ATGAACAGACAGGAACTGGTGAATCTGATTAAAGAGAAGCAATCTTATCTCTGTGTGGGATTAGATACAGATCTTCAAAAGATCCCCCGCCATCTACTTTCACATCCAGACCCCGTATTTGCTTTTAACAAGGCTATCATTGATGCCACAAAGGACCTTTGTGTGTCCTACAAGATCAATACCGCCTTCTATGAGTGTATGGGTATCCGTGGCTGGGAAAGCCTTCAACGTACGGTGGAATATATCCCTTCCGGGCTGTTTACCATTGCCGATGCCAAACGTGGAGACATAGGCAATACCTCCACACAATACGCCAAGACATTCTTTGAGACATACAACTTCGACGCTGTTACCGTAGCTCCTTATATGGGCCGTGACAGTGTACAGCCTTTCCTTTCTTTCAGTGAGAAATGGACCATCATGCTGGGACTTACTTCCAACGAAGGTAGCGAGGATTTCCAGTTACAGCGGTCCGGTGATGAATACCTCTACGAAAAGGTACTGAAAGCCGGGATGAGCTGGGGAACGCCTGAAAACCTGATGTTTGTGGTAGGTGCTACCCGGACTTCCCAGTTGGGTGCCATCCGTAAACTGGTGCCAGACCATTTCTTCCTGGTTCCAGGTGTAGGTGCCCAGGGTGGCAGTCTGCAGGAAATTTCCGCCCAGGCAATGAACAAGGATTGTGGTCTGCTGGTAAACTCCAGCCGCGGGATTATCTACGCCGGCAACGGAGAAGATTTTGCCCAGGATGCCCGCAATGCCGCTCAGGAACTGCAAAAGGAAATGGCAGAACATCTCGCCGCTCACAAGACCTTCGCTTAA
- the ribD gene encoding bifunctional diaminohydroxyphosphoribosylaminopyrimidine deaminase/5-amino-6-(5-phosphoribosylamino)uracil reductase RibD → MDSSFDEFYMQRCIQLAKLGAGNVAPNPMVGAVLVHEGRIIGEGYHRQYGYAHAEVNCVRSVTPEDRHLIPAATIYVSLEPCAHYGKTPPCAALIVSEKIGTVVIGCVDTFSKVAGKGIEILKNAGVTVRTGVLESACRELNSRFFTFHEEQRPYIILKWAQNRDGYMAAANGTPVRISNHLTDRLVHRWRSEEMGILVGTNTAVADNPRLNNRHWTGKDPLRIVIDRTLKTPRDFHLWKGPAHSLFISERSAAETDTVAIVTADFTQPLLPQLMKILHERKILSVLVEGGAHVLREFIAHDLWDEARVITGHNPLAQGVNAPVLPTVLLNNELILESDLIRYYRNSKKENIT, encoded by the coding sequence CCCAATCCTATGGTTGGGGCTGTATTGGTACATGAAGGCCGCATTATTGGTGAAGGATATCACCGGCAGTATGGTTATGCACATGCAGAAGTAAATTGTGTACGTTCCGTTACACCGGAAGACCGGCACCTGATACCGGCAGCCACCATTTATGTGAGCCTGGAACCCTGTGCGCACTATGGTAAAACGCCCCCCTGTGCAGCGTTGATCGTGTCGGAGAAGATCGGGACAGTTGTAATAGGCTGCGTAGACACTTTTTCGAAGGTGGCAGGAAAAGGGATAGAAATACTTAAAAATGCTGGTGTTACTGTCAGAACAGGTGTCCTGGAAAGTGCCTGCCGCGAACTGAACAGTCGGTTTTTCACTTTTCATGAGGAACAACGTCCCTACATCATATTGAAATGGGCGCAGAACAGGGATGGCTATATGGCTGCCGCTAATGGCACGCCTGTGCGCATCTCCAATCATCTGACTGACCGGCTTGTACATCGCTGGCGCAGTGAAGAAATGGGAATATTGGTAGGTACGAATACTGCGGTTGCTGATAATCCGCGATTGAATAACCGTCACTGGACTGGTAAGGACCCGTTGAGGATCGTTATCGACCGTACGTTGAAAACACCGCGTGACTTTCATCTCTGGAAAGGTCCTGCTCATTCATTATTCATCAGCGAACGATCAGCAGCAGAAACGGACACCGTAGCTATTGTGACTGCTGACTTTACACAGCCATTGTTACCACAGCTGATGAAGATCCTGCATGAAAGAAAGATCCTGAGTGTACTGGTAGAAGGTGGTGCACATGTGCTACGTGAATTTATCGCGCATGACCTTTGGGATGAAGCCCGTGTGATTACAGGTCATAATCCGCTGGCACAAGGTGTAAATGCGCCTGTTCTGCCCACTGTTTTATTGAATAATGAACTGATCCTGGAAAGTGATCTTATCCGCTATTACCGTAACAGCAAGAAGGAGAATATAACATGA
- a CDS encoding acyl-CoA dehydrogenase family protein: MLKDLFQSPDYFHVDDLLTEEHLMVRDAVRQWVKKDISPIIEDACQSATFPAHIIKGLGELGCFGPTIPQEYGGGGMDHIAYGLMMQELERGDSGIRSTASVQGSLVMYPIFTFGSEAQKRKYLPKLATGEWMGCFGLTEPDHGSDPGSMITHFKDAGDHVILNGAKMWISNAPFAQIAVVWAKDEEGKIRGLIVERGMEGFTTPETKGKWSLRASATGELVFDNVKVPKENIFPDTKGLKGPLSCLSSARYGIAWGVIGAAMDCYDTALRYAKERIQFGKPIAGFQLTQKKLSEMITEITKAQLMNWRLGVLKNEGKATPAQISMAKRNSCDIATRIARDARQIMGGAGITGEYSIMRHMMNLESVITYEGTHEIHLLITGQDITGLDAFH; this comes from the coding sequence ATGCTTAAAGACCTGTTTCAATCCCCCGATTATTTCCACGTGGATGACTTGTTAACCGAAGAACATCTCATGGTACGCGACGCTGTAAGGCAATGGGTAAAGAAAGATATATCCCCCATTATAGAAGATGCCTGTCAGTCAGCAACTTTTCCTGCTCACATTATCAAAGGTTTAGGTGAACTGGGCTGTTTCGGCCCCACGATCCCGCAGGAGTATGGCGGCGGCGGGATGGATCATATCGCCTACGGACTGATGATGCAGGAACTGGAAAGAGGGGATAGCGGGATCAGGTCTACGGCCTCAGTACAGGGTTCTCTGGTCATGTACCCTATCTTCACTTTTGGTAGTGAAGCACAAAAACGTAAATATTTACCTAAACTGGCTACCGGTGAATGGATGGGCTGTTTCGGATTAACAGAACCCGACCATGGTTCCGACCCCGGCAGTATGATCACGCATTTTAAAGATGCCGGTGATCACGTAATACTCAACGGTGCTAAAATGTGGATATCCAACGCACCTTTCGCACAGATCGCTGTGGTATGGGCCAAAGATGAAGAAGGGAAGATCCGCGGACTCATTGTGGAACGCGGTATGGAAGGGTTTACCACGCCGGAGACCAAAGGAAAATGGAGCCTGCGGGCCAGCGCTACCGGTGAACTGGTATTCGACAATGTCAAAGTGCCTAAGGAAAATATATTCCCTGACACCAAAGGACTGAAAGGGCCGCTTAGCTGCCTGTCTTCCGCCCGGTACGGCATCGCCTGGGGGGTGATAGGTGCGGCCATGGATTGTTACGATACTGCCCTCCGTTACGCCAAAGAACGGATACAGTTTGGTAAGCCTATCGCCGGCTTTCAGCTGACGCAAAAGAAGCTGTCAGAAATGATCACCGAGATCACAAAGGCACAACTCATGAACTGGCGTCTGGGCGTCCTGAAAAACGAAGGCAAGGCCACCCCGGCTCAAATATCTATGGCGAAACGCAATTCCTGTGACATCGCCACCCGTATTGCCAGAGATGCCCGCCAGATAATGGGAGGAGCCGGCATTACCGGGGAATATTCTATTATGCGCCACATGATGAATCTCGAAAGCGTGATCACTTATGAAGGCACACATGAAATACATCTCCTCATCACCGGACAGGATATCACGGGATTAGATGCCTTTCATTGA
- a CDS encoding Gfo/Idh/MocA family protein, with translation MKSRREFLKNSMLTTAGVTLSAMGLPASSYARIMGANDRVNVGLVGFSDRARQTLLPCFFSNHKELNFDMIAVSDIWNRRREEGKAFLEKKAGHEVKACVNNDELYKMKDLDAVIVATADFQHAFHTIEAVGNKMDVYCEKPFAETMDDARKALKAVKDSGKIFQVGTQRRSGDSYHAANNFIKEGKFGPITMVEMTWNVNQPGRWRRPGLVKDIRQEDVDWQRFLAGRPKDNWDPRKYLEYRLFWPYSSGIFGQWMTHQIDTVHWFTGLQHPRSAVANGGIYMWKDGRTNADTVTAVFDYGPQNDPSTGFQVAYSSRFSNSAGGTKEMYYSNGGTIDIDKNKITPTGGLSEREAQEMGMHANLLPEMTLTTNETKAATGANMGGDPLTNAHMRNWMQSVRDRKPANAPIEAAYSHSIALIMANAAYRTGMKATFDEKTQEVMVGGKPFIM, from the coding sequence ATGAAATCACGTCGTGAATTCCTGAAAAACTCCATGCTTACCACCGCAGGCGTTACGCTCAGCGCAATGGGACTGCCTGCCAGCAGTTATGCCCGTATCATGGGTGCCAATGACAGGGTCAACGTAGGATTGGTAGGCTTTTCTGACCGTGCAAGGCAAACATTGTTACCCTGCTTCTTTTCCAATCATAAAGAACTGAATTTCGACATGATCGCGGTATCTGATATCTGGAACCGGCGGCGTGAGGAAGGTAAGGCGTTCCTGGAAAAGAAAGCCGGACATGAGGTGAAAGCCTGCGTCAATAATGACGAATTATATAAAATGAAAGACCTGGATGCAGTGATCGTTGCAACGGCCGACTTCCAGCATGCCTTTCATACAATAGAGGCTGTAGGCAATAAGATGGATGTTTACTGCGAAAAACCATTCGCAGAAACGATGGACGATGCCCGTAAAGCGCTGAAAGCAGTCAAAGATTCCGGAAAGATCTTCCAGGTAGGTACACAACGTCGCAGTGGCGATAGTTATCATGCTGCAAATAATTTCATCAAGGAAGGCAAATTCGGCCCGATCACCATGGTGGAAATGACCTGGAATGTGAATCAGCCCGGCCGCTGGCGCAGGCCAGGCCTGGTGAAAGATATCCGTCAGGAAGATGTGGACTGGCAACGTTTCCTGGCCGGTCGTCCGAAAGACAACTGGGATCCGCGTAAATACCTGGAATACCGTCTTTTCTGGCCTTATTCCTCCGGTATTTTCGGTCAATGGATGACTCACCAGATCGATACCGTACACTGGTTTACCGGTCTGCAGCACCCTCGTAGTGCGGTGGCCAACGGCGGTATCTATATGTGGAAAGACGGCCGTACCAATGCGGATACCGTTACTGCGGTATTTGATTACGGTCCGCAGAATGATCCGTCCACCGGCTTCCAGGTAGCCTACAGTTCCCGTTTCTCCAATTCCGCCGGCGGTACCAAGGAGATGTACTATTCCAACGGCGGTACGATTGACATCGATAAGAATAAGATCACTCCTACGGGCGGTCTGTCAGAAAGAGAAGCACAGGAAATGGGAATGCATGCGAACCTGTTGCCGGAAATGACCCTGACCACCAATGAGACCAAAGCGGCTACCGGCGCCAATATGGGAGGCGATCCGCTGACCAACGCGCACATGCGTAACTGGATGCAGTCCGTACGTGACCGCAAACCGGCCAATGCACCTATAGAAGCGGCCTACTCTCACTCCATTGCGCTGATCATGGCCAATGCGGCTTACCGTACTGGTATGAAAGCGACTTTCGACGAGAAAACCCAGGAGGTAATGGTTGGAGGTAAACCATTTATTATGTAG
- a CDS encoding IMPACT family protein: protein MEVYYTIEKTAMAEFKDRGSKFLAYAWPVKTADQVKECLQEIKKEHPKATHHCFAYRLGTDGLQYRANDDGEPSGTAGKPILGQIDSKQLTDVLVVVVRYFGGTLLGAPGLINAYKVSTSMVLQLIPAVQKNVETKYHLSFDYTILNDVMTIIKQQNCTVYSQELQLFCAMDIGIPKAVQELTVLKLGDIRGLEMKEIKK, encoded by the coding sequence ATGGAAGTTTACTATACAATAGAGAAAACTGCAATGGCAGAATTTAAGGACAGGGGCAGTAAGTTCCTGGCCTATGCCTGGCCGGTGAAAACGGCTGATCAGGTGAAGGAATGCCTGCAGGAGATTAAGAAAGAACATCCGAAGGCAACGCATCACTGCTTTGCCTATCGCCTGGGGACCGACGGACTACAATACCGTGCAAATGATGATGGAGAACCTTCAGGTACCGCAGGTAAACCTATCCTGGGACAAATAGACAGCAAACAGCTTACAGACGTGCTGGTCGTGGTGGTTCGTTACTTCGGTGGCACACTGCTGGGCGCACCCGGTCTGATAAATGCATATAAGGTATCCACCTCTATGGTGCTGCAACTGATCCCTGCCGTACAGAAGAATGTAGAAACCAAATATCATCTCAGTTTTGACTATACTATTCTGAATGATGTAATGACCATCATCAAACAACAGAACTGCACCGTTTATTCACAGGAATTACAGCTCTTTTGTGCTATGGACATCGGTATTCCCAAAGCTGTGCAGGAGCTGACGGTACTGAAGCTGGGAGATATCAGGGGATTAGAGATGAAGGAGATAAAGAAGTAG
- a CDS encoding sugar phosphate isomerase/epimerase family protein codes for MKNYSLLLFFAIFLHALQSNAQAGHPRVGVCSSRTNDSLLHASGYVYIEESVQKLLSPAIPEDTFRLQLAQLKKLQCPVQTCNSFFPSDIRLTGPDVKERQVLEYVQSVMARAKTAGIKLIVLGSGNARKLPDNYSKDSATLEFVDLCRKMAVVAKKYDVVIAIENLNTTETNFVTTLAEANAVVTAVNHPNFKLTADIYHMLKEYESPDMLKKARKNLVHCHIAEREKRTAPGSTGDDVAPYIAALGSIGYTGRISLECRWDNMKEQGKPTLDYMQQQIRTAYSK; via the coding sequence ATGAAAAACTATTCACTGCTGCTATTTTTTGCCATCTTCCTACATGCTTTGCAATCGAATGCACAAGCCGGTCATCCCCGGGTAGGCGTTTGTAGTTCCCGAACGAATGATAGCTTATTACATGCTTCCGGCTATGTTTATATAGAGGAAAGCGTACAGAAACTGCTCTCTCCCGCCATTCCGGAAGACACTTTCCGGCTGCAGCTGGCCCAGCTCAAAAAATTACAATGCCCTGTGCAAACGTGCAACAGCTTCTTTCCGTCGGATATCAGGCTGACTGGCCCGGACGTGAAAGAGCGGCAGGTACTGGAATATGTGCAAAGTGTCATGGCCAGGGCGAAAACGGCCGGTATCAAACTGATCGTACTGGGCAGTGGCAATGCCCGTAAGTTACCAGATAATTATAGTAAAGACTCCGCTACGCTCGAGTTTGTGGATTTATGCCGTAAAATGGCGGTAGTAGCTAAAAAATATGATGTGGTGATCGCCATTGAGAATCTGAACACCACCGAGACCAATTTCGTGACCACACTGGCAGAAGCCAATGCAGTGGTGACAGCTGTTAATCATCCGAACTTCAAACTGACGGCCGATATCTATCATATGCTGAAGGAATATGAATCGCCGGACATGCTGAAAAAAGCACGTAAAAACCTGGTTCACTGTCATATCGCCGAAAGGGAAAAGCGTACCGCCCCCGGATCGACCGGTGACGATGTAGCGCCCTATATAGCGGCGTTGGGCAGTATCGGGTATACAGGCCGGATCTCCCTGGAATGTCGCTGGGATAATATGAAGGAGCAGGGTAAACCTACGCTGGATTACATGCAGCAACAGATCAGGACCGCTTACAGTAAATAA
- a CDS encoding Mrp/NBP35 family ATP-binding protein, with protein MITTEQILKALSNVEEPDLGKDLVTLNMVKDIEIDGNKVTFTVVLTTPACPLKDLIRNACVNAIHHLVSKEAVVQVNMTANVNSNRKDGRSILPNVKNIIVVASGKGGVGKSTVATNLALALSEGGAKVGLMDADIYGPSLPIMFGIRGERPMMESVEGKGMIVPLEKHGIKLMSIGSLIDEKQAVVWRGPMASSALKQFLTDVNWGELDYLVIDTPPGTGDIHLTLVQTVPVTGVVMVTTPQDVALADAKKGIAFFTGQVNVPILGLIENMAYFTPAELPNNKYYIFGQEGGKRLAEQLEMPFLGQIPLVQSIREGGDEGVPAMVGPDNPTKLAFMGVASIVARNIAMRNANVAPTKIVEVFV; from the coding sequence ATGATCACTACGGAGCAGATATTGAAGGCTTTGAGCAATGTGGAAGAGCCTGATCTGGGGAAGGACCTGGTAACACTGAATATGGTGAAAGACATTGAGATTGATGGTAATAAGGTGACCTTTACCGTTGTCCTCACGACCCCTGCCTGCCCGCTGAAAGATCTGATCAGGAATGCCTGTGTGAATGCAATTCACCACCTTGTAAGCAAGGAGGCGGTAGTTCAAGTAAATATGACGGCTAACGTAAACTCCAACAGGAAAGATGGCAGAAGTATATTACCTAACGTGAAAAATATCATCGTAGTCGCTTCCGGTAAAGGAGGTGTAGGTAAATCTACTGTGGCAACTAACCTGGCCCTGGCCCTGTCTGAAGGCGGCGCCAAGGTAGGACTCATGGATGCAGATATTTACGGCCCGTCCTTACCGATTATGTTCGGTATTCGCGGAGAACGCCCCATGATGGAGAGTGTAGAAGGAAAAGGCATGATAGTCCCACTGGAGAAACACGGTATAAAACTGATGTCCATCGGGTCACTGATAGATGAAAAGCAGGCAGTTGTATGGCGCGGCCCGATGGCGAGCAGCGCATTAAAACAGTTCCTCACGGATGTGAACTGGGGAGAGCTGGATTACCTGGTAATTGATACGCCTCCGGGCACAGGTGATATTCACCTGACACTGGTGCAGACTGTACCGGTTACCGGCGTCGTAATGGTGACCACTCCACAGGATGTGGCCCTGGCAGATGCTAAAAAGGGAATCGCATTCTTTACCGGACAGGTCAATGTACCGATCCTGGGGCTGATTGAGAATATGGCCTATTTCACACCAGCCGAATTACCCAATAACAAGTATTACATCTTCGGTCAGGAGGGTGGTAAACGTCTGGCAGAACAGCTGGAAATGCCATTCCTGGGTCAGATACCACTGGTGCAGAGCATCCGCGAAGGTGGTGATGAAGGCGTACCAGCAATGGTGGGTCCGGATAATCCGACTAAACTGGCGTTTATGGGAGTGGCGAGCATCGTTGCCCGTAACATTGCCATGAGAAATGCGAACGTTGCGCCTACAAAGATCGTAGAGGTGTTTGTGTAA
- a CDS encoding 3-hydroxyacyl-CoA dehydrogenase family protein, which translates to MQQIAVIGAGTMGNGIAHVFAQNGFKVNLIDVSAPALEKALQTIDKNLERQLTKGTITEEIRQQTLQQITTCTDIPNGVRSADLVVEAATENTDLKLKIFRELDQHAPAGAILATNTSSISITKIAAVTQRPDKVIGMHFMNPVPVMKLVEIINGYATDKAVTAVIVALSEQLGKVPCVVNDYPGFVANRILMPMINEAIYTLYEGVAGVAEIDTVMKLGMAHPMGPLQLADFIGLDVCLSIMRVLQDGFGNPKYAPCPLLVNMVTAGYLGAKTGEGFYKYEKGSKELVVSGRFSS; encoded by the coding sequence ATGCAACAAATTGCTGTCATCGGGGCAGGTACCATGGGAAATGGTATTGCACACGTATTTGCACAGAACGGTTTTAAAGTAAACCTCATTGATGTTTCCGCCCCCGCGCTTGAAAAAGCATTGCAAACAATTGACAAAAACCTTGAAAGGCAACTGACGAAAGGTACTATCACAGAAGAGATCAGACAGCAAACGTTGCAGCAGATCACCACCTGCACCGATATTCCTAACGGTGTAAGATCAGCGGATCTGGTAGTGGAGGCTGCTACTGAAAACACAGACCTGAAGCTGAAGATATTCCGGGAACTGGATCAACACGCGCCAGCCGGGGCTATTCTGGCCACGAATACTTCTTCTATTTCCATTACGAAGATTGCCGCGGTGACGCAAAGACCAGATAAGGTGATCGGTATGCATTTTATGAATCCGGTACCAGTGATGAAACTGGTGGAGATCATCAATGGGTATGCGACAGATAAGGCGGTGACAGCTGTGATTGTCGCGCTGTCTGAACAGCTGGGGAAGGTTCCTTGTGTGGTGAATGATTATCCCGGGTTCGTTGCCAATCGTATCTTAATGCCTATGATCAATGAAGCCATTTATACGTTGTATGAGGGCGTCGCAGGTGTTGCTGAAATTGATACGGTGATGAAGCTGGGCATGGCACATCCTATGGGACCGTTGCAGCTGGCTGATTTTATCGGGCTGGATGTGTGTTTGTCTATTATGCGGGTGTTGCAGGATGGGTTTGGAAATCCGAAGTATGCACCGTGTCCGCTACTCGTAAATATGGTGACGGCGGGGTATCTCGGGGCGAAGACCGGGGAAGGCTTTTATAAATATGAGAAGGGAAGTAAGGAGTTGGTAGTGAGTGGAAGATTTAGCAGCTAA
- a CDS encoding outer membrane beta-barrel protein → MKSIKLWILLMVASLGVQSAFSQVRSPLSVNVDYSIAQPLGSLKDYTNKTSFRGWRAGLQYQLNDQLAIGIRSGFQEFYQRLPRAVYSDKGSDISAVQTRTLQVTPILATVQYQLTKPDKAIIPYVGLGLGTVNMLYNKYYGQFTDRDNSWQFAASPEVGVNIPFGKGSPLLFNASVQYSYSPYKQQEITSYNVVQANVGLRFHIN, encoded by the coding sequence ATGAAAAGTATAAAGCTTTGGATATTGCTGATGGTAGCCTCTCTGGGCGTACAAAGTGCATTTTCGCAGGTACGTTCTCCCTTATCTGTCAATGTGGATTACTCCATTGCACAGCCTTTGGGTTCGCTGAAAGATTATACAAACAAAACCAGCTTCCGCGGATGGCGAGCCGGCTTACAATATCAGCTGAATGACCAGCTGGCCATTGGTATCAGAAGCGGATTCCAGGAATTTTATCAGCGGCTGCCAAGAGCAGTCTATTCTGACAAAGGGTCTGATATCTCCGCTGTGCAGACACGCACGTTACAGGTGACACCAATACTGGCCACTGTACAATATCAGCTGACAAAACCTGATAAGGCGATCATTCCTTATGTAGGTCTGGGATTAGGTACGGTGAATATGCTGTATAATAAATACTATGGTCAGTTCACCGACAGGGATAACAGCTGGCAGTTTGCCGCTTCGCCTGAAGTAGGGGTGAATATTCCTTTCGGTAAAGGCTCTCCGTTATTGTTTAACGCCAGTGTGCAGTATAGCTACTCGCCATATAAACAGCAGGAGATTACAAGTTATAATGTGGTACAGGCCAATGTGGGACTGAGATTTCACATCAACTAA